The Alphaproteobacteria bacterium LSUCC0719 genome includes the window TCTGTCGCCAGTTTCCAGTTTGGTCCGGCGATTGTGGGTGCGATATCCCGGCCGGCCCGTCGCGTCTGATCTCAACGCAATACGACCATTCGGTGCAGCCGGACGGTTGATTTGCCATTTTTCCGCCTTACATTCCTTACTCGTAACAAATAACAGGAACCCCATCATGTCGATCCGTCCCATCAAGATGCAGAGCCAGGCCACACCGACAATGGAAGGCGCCGGGGTTCACCTTCACCGTGTTTTCGGCTTTGGGGACACCGATCCGTTTGATCCGTTCCTGATGATGGATGATTTTCGCAATGACGATCCCGCGGAATATCTCAAGGGGTTTCCCTGGCACCCGCATCGGGGAATCGAAACCATCACCTATGTACTGAAGGGCAATGTCGAACACGGGGACTCGCTTGGCAATCGCGGGGTGTTGAGCGACGGTGACGTGCAGTGGATGACCGCTGGGTCGGGCATCATTCACCAGGAAATGCCGACGGGAAATGCACAGGGCCAGATGCACGGCTTCCAGCTGTGGGCCAACCTGCCTCGTGACCAGAAAATGTGTACGCCGCGCTATCAGGACATCAAATCGCTCGACGTCAATTCCCTGACTGACGATGACGGAACACATATCCGGATTATTGCCGGCGATTATCGCGGCTATCGCGGTCCTGTTGACGGCATCGACACGGATCCGTCCTATCTGGACATCGCCATGCCGGCAAACACCACAAAGCGCTTTCCCTTTGATACAAGACGTCAGGGATTTGCCTATATCTTTGAAGGAGACGCCAGCTTTGGCAACGCGTCGGCGCCCTTCGGTGTCAATGTGGAAAAGGAATTTGCCGGCGAGGAGCTGAAAATCCGTGACCGGTCCGGCAATCGCACATTGGTTGTATTTGGTTCCGGTGACGAGGTCGAGGTGACGTCCGGCGAGCATGGCGTGCGTTTTCTGCTGGTGTCCGGCGCGCCGCTTCGCGAACCTGTCGCCTGGCACGGGCCGATCGTAATGAACAGCCGCGCCGAACTGCAGGAAGCGTTCCGCGAACTGAATGCCGGAACCTTTGTCAAGACAGGTGCCGAAGGCTGGCTGAACTCGCGCGGTCGCTGAAATCCATCATCTAACGGCCAGATGGGAGCCGCAGACCATGCATTACACCCCGGATCAGGCTGATGGCAGCAATGCGACGCTGGACAGTGCCCTGTCACCGGATGGTGTGCCGGTGCCCGGCACAGTATACAGGGTGCCGCCACGATGCGGCATGGCGGTGCGTGTGGCGGCGGGTCAGTCATTGCATGTCATCAACACGCATGGCACGCAGGTATGCGATTTCTGGGCCTTCAGTTCTGCAAATCTTCATGAATGTCTGTCGATGGCGCATTGTCATACGGAGCTTGAAAGCGTGATGCCAGCGGTTGGTGACACGCTTGTCAGCAATCGGCGAAGGCCCGTGGTGACCCT containing:
- a CDS encoding pirin family protein, producing MSIRPIKMQSQATPTMEGAGVHLHRVFGFGDTDPFDPFLMMDDFRNDDPAEYLKGFPWHPHRGIETITYVLKGNVEHGDSLGNRGVLSDGDVQWMTAGSGIIHQEMPTGNAQGQMHGFQLWANLPRDQKMCTPRYQDIKSLDVNSLTDDDGTHIRIIAGDYRGYRGPVDGIDTDPSYLDIAMPANTTKRFPFDTRRQGFAYIFEGDASFGNASAPFGVNVEKEFAGEELKIRDRSGNRTLVVFGSGDEVEVTSGEHGVRFLLVSGAPLREPVAWHGPIVMNSRAELQEAFRELNAGTFVKTGAEGWLNSRGR